TCAGGTCCTCGCAGCGCAGGTATTTCACCAGCCGCGCGTGGATGGCCGGGTCGCCCGCCTGCAGGTACAGGAGGGCCTGGATCAGGTAGACGTCGACCCGGGCCAGACGTTCGTCGCGGATGAGGTCGTCGGCCGTCTCGGCGACGATCACGTCGACGGCGGCCTGGCCGAGCCCCCCCTCGCGGAGCCGCTCGACGGCCTCGCGGCGGGCGTCGCCCAGCAGGTCGACCAGGCGGTCGGAGAGCCGCCGCAGGGCCGACTCGGGGTCGCGTCCCTCGAAGTACGGGCGGTCGAGCGAGTCGATGACGTTGTTGAGCGCATAGCGGGCGTAGTCGCCGGTGTACGAGGTCATCTGCATGTACGCGCAGTAGCCACGGCCCGCGCCGTGGACCCGGCTGCGGAAGGCGCGCATCAGGTGCGTCTTGCCGCTGCCGGACTCGCCTAGGAGCAGCAGCAGGCGGCCCGTCGAGGGCCCCGAGACGTCGCGAGCCCGCTCGACCGCGCGGTCGAACCAGGCCCGGACGCGGCCGTGGATGGTCTCGACGTCGAACGGGTCGGGACGCCAGACGTCCGTCGCCGAGGCGACCGCGTGGAACGGGTCGGGTGCGGTCGGCGAGCAGAAGCCGGCGACGCGGCGGTCGAAATCGGTCGTCATGGCGGGCCTTCCCGTCCCGGCTCGTCGCGCACGAAATGGAAGCACGTGCTCATGTAGGGGACCTCCGAGAGCAGGACGTCCTCCGGGTTCATGGCCTGGACGAGGTCGGCGCGGGAGAGGCTCAGCAGCCGCGCGTTGTTGGCCTCGGCGAGCCGCTTCTTGAACAGCGCGAAGTCGCCGCCGCGGAACGCCTGGTCGCCCTGGAGCGACCTCCAGACGTGGACGACGAACACCTTGTCGTCGCCGTGCCGGCCCGTCTTGCACCCTTTCGCCGCCTCGCGGACCCGGCGGGCGAACGCGGCCAGGTCGAGCGCGGGGGCGGGCGGGGCGTCGGCGGCCTCGGTCGCGGACGAGCCCCCCTCGGCCCAGCGGCGGAGGACCTCGTCGCGAAGGTCCTTGAAGGCCGCGCCGGCCGCGCCCAGGCGCTCGGCGAGCAGCCGGTCGAGGGCCCCCTTGGAGGGCGGGGGGGGCGTCGGCGGGGCGGTCAGGGCGCGGCGGAAGAGGGCCGCCTGGACCGTCTCCAGAGTGACCTTCTCCCTCGGGTCCATGCCCAGGTGCTTGCGCGTCCAGGCCTCCCTGGCCTGCTTCAGGGTGGGCGAGCCCCCCAGCCCCAGGCCGGCCTGGCGATCCAGCAGCACGGCGCGGAGGACGTCGTCCCTGGCGACGGCCGCGGTCGCGTCCAGCCCCAGCGCCTTCGCCGTCAGGAGCGACTTCTTGACGCCCGCCCAGGTCGGCTTGGGCCTGTCGGGCAGCCTCGCGACGCCCAGGAACGCCAGCGCGGCGCGGCGGCCCTCGTCGGTCGTCGCGAAGGTCGCCGGCGCGCGCTTCGTCTTGCCCGGCGTCTGGACGGCCAGGCCGCCGGCGGCGAGCTTGATCAGCGCGCGATCGACGACCGCGGCCAGCTCGATGGCCGGCCATCGACGGCCGAGGATCGGCTCCAGGTCCTTGCGCAGGTCCGCGGCTTTCGCCCCCTTCGCGCCGGCGAGCAGGAGCCGGGCCAGGATCAGGCCTTCGGTCGGGGCGGGCGAGGTGGCGTCGGGCGTCGACATGGGCCGGTTTTCCGTCACATCCCCCCCCGGGCGTCGCGCGCGGGGCGGGTCATGGCCCCATGATCCCAGCGGCCGGGGGCCGGGGCAAGCGGGCGGGTTCGGCTCCGCGCGGCGGATGGCGCGGGGCGCGGCGTCGGCGAACCTTCACGACGTTCATATCGGGGAATGATGAATCGATCGATTTTAATACTACTCCGTTAGGATGGTTTGGAGGGCGTAAAATCGGCCCTTGCAGTAGGGGCAGTCGAGCAGGCACAGCGGCGCCAGCAGTCGTTGCAACGCCTGACGGATCGCCGGCAGCGTGATCACCGGGCGGTGCCCCCCTTTTTACCCGGCATCGCCGAGTCACGCTCCTCTCGATCTCGTTCCAGGGCCAGGAAGCCGAAGGCCGGCATCACCAGGCATACATGGTGGTGGAAGCCCCGCCACGACCGCCCCACATGGTGGTCCAGCCCGAGTTCCTCCTTCATCTGCTGGTAGCCCTGCTCAACCTTCCAGCGGTTCCTCCATAACCGCACCGCCTTGATCCGGCTCGTCCGAGGCGGCAAGTTCGAGAGGGCGAATTGGATCGACCCGTCGGCCTGCTCCTCGACCAGAAGCCACACCGGCTTCTTGCCCCGGCGCTCCCCCTTCTCCCAGCCGCCCGCCCGCCAGACTCGCACCCAGGTGAATCGACCCGTCAGCCGCTCCTTGACCCCCTCCCGCCAACTCACCTTACATCGGGGCAGCTTGGCCGCCAGGGCGGTCGGTGTCACGGGGCGAGCCGATGCCTCGGCGAGCTTGCTGCGGCTCGGCGGGCGACCGTTGCGACCCGCCCGCCGTGGCGACGGGTCGTCCCACGTCGGCTCATCCTGGAAGGCCGGCATCTCGCCGGTGACGCCGACGAGATAGCGCAGGCCCCGCTGGTCCAGGCCGTCTCGGAACACCTCGGCCACGCCGTAACCCGCATCGGCCAGGACCAACCGACCGGCGATGCCTTCGGACTTCATCTGGTCGAGCAGTTCCAGGGCGATCCGCCCCTTGGTGAGCATCCGCCGCTGGTCCACCGGGACGCCGGCCTTCTCCAGTCGCTCCGAGTCCTCGGCCCACTTCTTGGGCAGGTCGAGCCGCATGGCCAGCGGGGAGTGCCCCTGAGGGCCGACATAGTGCAGCGAGGCGGCGAGCTGGCAGTCGGCCTTCTTGCCCAGGGCGCCGCAGTACTGATGCGCCACGCCGACGGAGTGCTCGCCCCGCTTGGGCAGGCCGGTGTCATCGACGACGAAGATGCCGGCGGGCGAGCCGAAGGCCTCGGTCATGGCCGAGCGGTAAGCCCGCATGACGGCCCTGTCGTCCCAGTGGCTCTGCCCCAGGAACTGCTGGAGGGCCTGGTCGAGGTCGGCGACCTTGACGCCGTTGGGGAGGTGGACCCGCCGGGTCATGGGCTCGATGCTCTTGCGCTCGCCATCGAGGAGGAGGCCCTGGAGGTAAGCCGAGCAATAGGTGGCCTGCTTGGGGTGCTTGAAGTGGCGGCGGAAGCGCCCGGCATAGGCGGCCAGGCGGTCGAGGACGGCGGG
The DNA window shown above is from Paludisphaera mucosa and carries:
- a CDS encoding IS701 family transposase codes for the protein MNRTYTPDLAPAVLDRLAAYAGRFRRHFKHPKQATYCSAYLQGLLLDGERKSIEPMTRRVHLPNGVKVADLDQALQQFLGQSHWDDRAVMRAYRSAMTEAFGSPAGIFVVDDTGLPKRGEHSVGVAHQYCGALGKKADCQLAASLHYVGPQGHSPLAMRLDLPKKWAEDSERLEKAGVPVDQRRMLTKGRIALELLDQMKSEGIAGRLVLADAGYGVAEVFRDGLDQRGLRYLVGVTGEMPAFQDEPTWDDPSPRRAGRNGRPPSRSKLAEASARPVTPTALAAKLPRCKVSWREGVKERLTGRFTWVRVWRAGGWEKGERRGKKPVWLLVEEQADGSIQFALSNLPPRTSRIKAVRLWRNRWKVEQGYQQMKEELGLDHHVGRSWRGFHHHVCLVMPAFGFLALERDREERDSAMPGKKGGTAR